In one window of Nakamurella sp. PAMC28650 DNA:
- a CDS encoding 3' terminal RNA ribose 2'-O-methyltransferase Hen1 — MPAAPYPAADLGYLLHKHPGTVQAFDLPVGRAHVFYPEVSDERCTAALLLEVDPIALVRGKGGRGAHRSFALGQYVNDRPYAASSMLAVAMARVFNTAMTGRCTARPDLAAGAVPLEINVPAQPCRGGPPLAEKLFTPMGWTVTATAVAADPEVPGWGDSRYVELRLTGVVRLADALHHLYVMLPVLDDSKHYWVGTDEVEKLIRAGAGWLSVHPERELIMARYLAHRRELVTSAVGRLAEIDDLDSDVLDNAVPADSDDAPQRLPTQVEHRHAAVLAGLHSAGASSVVDLGCGEGTLVRAMLSDTAFRRILGVDVSPRALQAAARRLRLDSWSDAQRERVRLIQSSLTYRDDRLAVFDAIVLMEVIEHVDPNRLEALQRNVFSHARPERLIMTTPNVEYNVRYPDLPVGSFRHRDHRFEWTRAQFAEWAGVAAKTHGYAVRHLPVGPPDEEVGSPTQMAIFSRAATS; from the coding sequence ATGCCCGCGGCCCCGTATCCGGCCGCGGACCTGGGGTACCTGCTGCACAAGCACCCCGGCACGGTCCAGGCCTTCGATCTGCCGGTCGGGCGGGCGCACGTCTTCTACCCGGAGGTCTCCGACGAGCGGTGCACCGCGGCGCTGCTGCTGGAGGTGGATCCGATCGCCCTGGTCCGGGGCAAGGGTGGCCGGGGTGCACACCGGTCGTTCGCGCTCGGCCAGTACGTCAACGACCGTCCGTACGCCGCGTCCTCGATGCTGGCGGTGGCGATGGCCAGGGTGTTCAACACCGCGATGACCGGACGCTGCACTGCGCGGCCGGATCTGGCGGCCGGCGCTGTGCCCCTGGAGATCAACGTGCCTGCCCAACCCTGCCGCGGCGGCCCCCCGCTGGCCGAGAAGCTCTTCACCCCCATGGGTTGGACGGTGACCGCCACTGCGGTCGCGGCCGACCCCGAGGTTCCGGGGTGGGGTGACTCCCGATACGTCGAACTCAGGCTGACCGGCGTCGTGCGGTTGGCCGACGCGCTGCACCACCTGTACGTCATGCTCCCCGTCCTCGACGACTCCAAGCACTACTGGGTCGGCACCGACGAGGTGGAGAAGTTGATCAGAGCGGGCGCAGGGTGGCTCAGCGTTCATCCCGAGCGTGAACTGATCATGGCGAGGTACCTCGCGCACCGGCGCGAACTGGTCACCAGCGCGGTCGGCCGCTTGGCCGAGATCGACGACCTCGACAGCGATGTGCTCGACAACGCCGTCCCGGCCGACAGTGACGACGCGCCGCAGCGGCTGCCGACCCAGGTCGAGCATCGTCATGCGGCGGTGCTGGCCGGGCTGCACTCGGCCGGGGCGTCCTCGGTGGTCGACCTCGGTTGCGGTGAAGGGACTCTCGTCAGGGCGATGCTGTCCGATACCGCGTTCCGGCGGATACTCGGGGTCGACGTCTCCCCGCGGGCCCTCCAGGCGGCGGCCCGCCGGCTGCGACTGGACTCCTGGTCCGACGCGCAGCGCGAAAGGGTGCGACTGATCCAGTCGAGCCTGACCTACCGTGACGACAGACTGGCCGTATTCGACGCAATCGTGCTGATGGAGGTCATCGAACACGTCGACCCGAATCGGTTGGAGGCGCTGCAGCGCAATGTCTTCAGCCATGCCCGGCCGGAGAGGTTGATCATGACGACCCCCAACGTCGAGTACAACGTGCGCTATCCGGACCTGCCGGTGGGGAGCTTCCGCCACCGGGATCACCGGTTCGAGTGGACCAGGGCCCAGTTCGCGGAGTGGGCCGGGGTCGCGGCGAAGACGCATGGCTACGCGGTCCGTCACCTGCCCGTCGGTCCGCCGGACGAGGAAGTCGGATCGCCCACCCAGATGGCGATCTTCAGCCGGGCGGCGACCTCATGA
- a CDS encoding polynucleotide kinase-phosphatase produces the protein MTTIGIPQLSLVLLIGVSGSGKSTFARRHFGEFEVISSDFCRGLVADDQNDQGATKDAFEVLDFIVGKRLAAGRLTVVDATNVQPDARRHLVELARSFDVLPVAIVLDVPEKVCVTRNADRPDRTFGAQVIRRQRDQLRRSLRGLAREGFRKVHILDGVADVEDAVIVRERLLTDFRHLTGPFDIIGDVHGCRSELATLLKSLGYETRDDAGHPVDAAHPQGRTAVFVGDLVDRGPDSPGVLRLVMGMVAAGHALAVPGNHENKLIKALRGRQVQVSHGLAETLAQLADQPPEFRKQVEAFCDGLVSHLVLDGGRLVVAHAGLKEAYQGRASGRVRSFALYGDTTGETDEFGLPVRLPWAKDYRGSAMVVYGHTPTPEVEWVNNTLCLDTGCVFGGKLTALRYPEKEIVEVPAEREWYAPARPFLVEGSQAPDHPPIRPDDDLSIDDVLGKTLVQTVFHGRVGVREENAAGALEVMSRFALDPHWLLHLPPTMAPTATSKRPDLLEHPDDAFAAFRADGIAQLVCQEKHMGSRAVVLLCRDQVVAQQRFRAAPGVTGVVHTRTGRTFFEPQVTERLLATVREAVVAQGLWDELSADWLLLDCELMPWSAKAEDLLRDQCAGVGAAAGSALPAAVAVLERASSSGLDVAELLARTRSREANARAYVRAYRRYAWPTDGLDGLRLAPFQLLATGRGDTGATYYERDHGWHLDLVDRLVQAAPDLLQTTRRLLVDSTDPASTAAGVSWWEDLTAAGGEGMVVKPFANLTRIGRTVAQPGIKVRGREYLRIIYGPDYTEPANLVRLRDRGLGHKRSMALREYALGLESLDRVARGEPLWRVHEAVFAVLAMESEPVDPRL, from the coding sequence ATGACGACCATCGGCATCCCGCAGCTGTCGCTGGTCCTGCTGATCGGGGTGTCCGGATCGGGCAAGTCGACGTTCGCCCGTCGGCACTTCGGCGAGTTCGAGGTGATCTCCAGCGACTTCTGTCGCGGTCTCGTCGCCGACGACCAGAACGATCAGGGCGCCACCAAGGATGCTTTCGAGGTGCTCGACTTCATCGTGGGCAAGCGGCTGGCCGCCGGTCGGCTGACCGTCGTCGATGCCACCAATGTGCAGCCAGACGCGCGTCGGCACCTGGTCGAACTGGCCCGCTCGTTCGACGTCCTGCCGGTCGCGATCGTCCTGGACGTTCCCGAGAAGGTCTGCGTGACGCGCAATGCCGACCGCCCGGACCGGACCTTCGGGGCCCAGGTCATCCGTCGTCAGCGGGATCAGCTCCGGCGGTCGCTGCGGGGCCTGGCCCGCGAAGGCTTCCGCAAGGTGCACATCCTCGATGGCGTAGCGGATGTCGAGGACGCCGTCATCGTCCGCGAGCGCCTTCTCACCGACTTCCGTCATCTCACCGGACCTTTCGACATCATCGGTGATGTCCACGGGTGTCGATCCGAGCTCGCGACCCTACTGAAGTCCCTGGGCTACGAGACCCGGGATGACGCCGGCCACCCGGTCGACGCCGCCCACCCGCAGGGCCGGACCGCTGTCTTCGTCGGCGATCTGGTCGACCGCGGTCCCGATTCGCCGGGCGTGCTGCGGCTGGTGATGGGAATGGTGGCGGCCGGTCACGCACTGGCGGTGCCCGGCAACCACGAGAACAAGTTGATCAAGGCGTTGCGCGGACGCCAGGTGCAGGTCAGCCACGGGCTCGCCGAGACCCTGGCGCAACTGGCCGACCAACCGCCGGAATTCCGGAAGCAGGTCGAGGCGTTCTGCGACGGGCTGGTGTCGCACCTGGTCCTGGACGGCGGGCGGCTGGTGGTCGCGCACGCCGGTCTGAAGGAGGCCTACCAGGGGCGGGCTTCGGGGCGGGTGCGCAGTTTTGCCCTCTACGGGGACACGACCGGCGAGACCGACGAGTTCGGGCTTCCGGTGAGACTGCCGTGGGCGAAGGACTATCGGGGCAGCGCGATGGTGGTGTACGGCCACACGCCGACCCCCGAGGTCGAGTGGGTCAACAACACCCTCTGCCTTGATACCGGCTGCGTTTTCGGCGGCAAGCTCACCGCGCTGCGCTACCCGGAGAAGGAGATCGTCGAGGTACCGGCCGAGCGGGAGTGGTACGCCCCGGCCCGGCCGTTCCTGGTCGAGGGGTCGCAGGCGCCCGACCACCCACCGATCAGGCCGGACGATGATCTATCCATCGACGACGTACTCGGCAAGACGTTGGTGCAGACGGTATTTCACGGACGTGTCGGCGTGCGTGAGGAGAACGCCGCGGGTGCACTCGAAGTGATGAGCCGGTTCGCCCTCGATCCGCACTGGCTGCTGCACCTGCCGCCGACGATGGCCCCGACGGCCACTTCGAAGCGCCCCGATCTGCTGGAACATCCGGACGATGCCTTCGCCGCGTTCCGTGCCGACGGCATCGCGCAGTTGGTCTGCCAGGAGAAGCACATGGGCTCGCGCGCGGTCGTCCTGCTGTGTCGCGACCAAGTTGTTGCACAGCAGCGGTTCCGGGCCGCGCCGGGGGTGACCGGCGTGGTCCACACCCGGACCGGGAGGACGTTCTTCGAGCCGCAGGTGACCGAGAGACTGCTGGCCACGGTGCGGGAAGCCGTGGTGGCGCAGGGACTCTGGGACGAGCTGTCGGCCGACTGGCTGCTGCTGGACTGCGAGCTGATGCCGTGGTCGGCCAAGGCCGAAGATCTGCTGCGCGACCAGTGTGCGGGCGTCGGAGCCGCCGCCGGGTCCGCCCTGCCCGCCGCGGTGGCCGTCCTGGAACGGGCGTCGTCGTCCGGTCTGGACGTCGCGGAGCTACTGGCCCGCACCCGTTCCCGGGAGGCGAACGCGCGTGCCTACGTCCGGGCCTACCGTCGATACGCGTGGCCGACCGACGGACTGGACGGCCTGCGTCTGGCGCCGTTCCAACTCCTCGCGACCGGTCGCGGTGACACCGGCGCGACCTACTACGAACGCGACCACGGCTGGCATCTCGACCTGGTCGACCGGTTGGTGCAGGCCGCACCCGACCTGCTGCAGACCACTCGGCGCCTGCTGGTGGACAGCACGGACCCCGCCTCCACGGCCGCCGGCGTCAGCTGGTGGGAGGACCTGACCGCGGCCGGCGGGGAAGGGATGGTCGTCAAGCCGTTCGCCAACCTGACCAGGATCGGGCGGACGGTGGCGCAGCCGGGCATCAAGGTGCGCGGCCGCGAGTACCTGAGGATCATCTACGGTCCGGACTACACCGAGCCGGCGAATCTGGTCCGACTGCGCGACCGCGGGCTGGGGCACAAGCGGTCGATGGCCCTGCGGGAGTACGCCCTCGGTCTGGAATCGCTGGACCGGGTGGCCCGGGGCGAGCCCCTGTGGCGGGTGCACGAGGCCGTCTTCGCGGTGCTGGCGATGGAATCCGAACCCGTCGACCCGCGTCTGTGA
- a CDS encoding TetR family transcriptional regulator, whose amino-acid sequence MTDSGTAATAGTPAIRSGRRPGRQDTRQQILDSAREAFAGNGFAKASIRRIAAMAGVDPALVHHYFGSKDDLFLATVEVSINPRTVVEQLIDGGADGLGTRMIDAILQVWESPAGASLVAAVRTAVGDPGSATTLGRFVTIEIVARLLGSMHYPPAEAERRSALIVSQVLGVVIGRYVLRVGALATMEHADLVASVGPNLQHYLTGELPARIA is encoded by the coding sequence ATGACCGACTCGGGCACGGCCGCGACCGCGGGTACTCCCGCCATCCGCAGCGGTCGTCGCCCCGGCCGCCAGGACACCAGGCAGCAGATCTTGGATTCGGCCCGGGAGGCGTTTGCCGGCAATGGTTTTGCCAAGGCCTCCATCCGCCGGATCGCCGCCATGGCCGGCGTCGACCCGGCGCTGGTCCATCACTACTTCGGGTCCAAGGACGACCTGTTCCTGGCCACCGTCGAGGTGTCGATCAATCCGCGGACGGTGGTCGAGCAGCTGATCGACGGCGGAGCGGACGGTCTGGGCACCAGGATGATCGATGCCATCCTGCAGGTCTGGGAATCCCCCGCCGGGGCGTCCCTGGTCGCCGCAGTGCGGACCGCCGTCGGAGACCCGGGATCGGCGACGACGCTCGGCCGGTTCGTCACCATCGAGATCGTCGCCCGGCTGCTCGGATCCATGCACTATCCACCCGCGGAGGCTGAACGCCGCAGCGCCCTGATCGTCTCCCAGGTGCTCGGCGTCGTCATCGGGCGGTACGTGCTGCGCGTCGGCGCACTCGCGACCATGGAGCACGCGGACCTCGTGGCCTCCGTCGGACCGAACCTCCAGCACTACCTGACCGGCGAACTTCCCGCCCGTATTGCCTGA